Genomic segment of Pochonia chlamydosporia 170 chromosome 1, whole genome shotgun sequence:
TGGGCCGTTCCTCTGATGAAAGTAGCCCGAACCAACAGGTCAGCAATGGAGTCTGGCGAAACTAGCTATGAGCTAATGATGGATTTTCGTTCGAGTAGCACCGGCTTTGCTGGGGGAAATGGTAAGTTAGAGACAATCCATGGACCGCTGGGTAAAGAGGGCCGGCCCAGATCCACCACGTTCCTGGCCACCCCTGCATGTGGTCTCATGtgggccatcaattgattctGCCAGGGTCTGGGGAAAGAGGCAAAGACGAGATGGTGACAAGAGTGAGGACGAGGTCGAAACCAAAGAAGCAATCAACAAGACCCGGCCAGAATGCCAACACGAGACCTGAGGAGTCATAATGCTCGCATGAGCCGATGTTGATATGGTCGTAATCTCATTCACTACCTGGCTGCGTCGTAGCTTACGTTCCATGGATTGAGTAAGGAGAGCTGGAAATGCTATTGACCAGCATCTCAAGAACCTTCAATTGGGGTGGACAGAATGTGTTGACGTCCGTTGACGTTACCGAAATTGGCGATAAAAGaaagagaacaaagaaagaagtGATGGGTTTCGTTTGCCTTGGAAATCTTATGCAACGGCCTCGTTGGGCCAATCGTGTTGCATCCGGCTTGCATCCAGgcacatcatcaccagaaCCAGTGATCTGCATGGTGCATCCAGACCTAACACCGGAAGCCCTTGCCCGCACCGTCTTCCATCTACCGCGAGTTGATAGTTTTAATGGAGTTACCGGCTATCAGAGGGTGTTACTACGGTCCTAAATCGAAATGTCAGATCAGAAGAGCTCGCAATGGCTTAGGGGTGGCAGTACTCCGAACAAAACTCTGCAGAATCGTCATGTCCGCCTCGGTGTGAGTACCACTGGCTCACTGGCCGAACATTCTCATGAGTTGGACGAAAGCGAGCGCCTCACGCCAAAATGACTGATAAGCTTCAACTGAGCCACCACAATGCGAGTTGAGTGCGATCGAGACACATAGCCATGAAACCGCGACCGTGCACAGTGAAAATGTCATGTTGATTTGATGGACTGTCAAAACGTCAAACTTCTCGAATGTTGACCGGTACCTTGCGACATGTGCTAGGGGGTCTTTTTTGGCTGATTATTGATGATCATTAGCACGATGTACCACTGCTTGAATATCCACCACAATTTGTGTTGTCTGTGAACAAACGGAAGTAGAAGATCTAGTGCTTCGTCCTCCTCAAATGTGCCAAGGTACCGACGTGATGAGTAACTCATCAATTTCTATCAAACAAACTCATTGAGCCGCAGTGCCTTCTCAGTAGAGAGAACAATGCGATCAACACCTATTCTTGGTGGAGACGTTGTAAAATGAGCTGGCGATAAACCGAGGGAAGAGAAATACAAGGTATTAGATGAAGCGCAATGACATTCATAGCAATCCATCATATCAGCAGGATGActgaagaagttggccaTTGCGTCGTTGTTGACCAATGAGCACTATCAGGTGCGTCAGGTAGATCACTCCTCTGTGGACAGCAATTTCTGGCAACAAGAGCTCTGACTGTAGCTTGGCCAGTCAGTAACTTACGATGCGGAGATGAAGGGTATCCTCGCCTGTCCGAGTTGAAGGCGCACACTTCAGAACTCCTCCCTTGCGTCACCAGAGTGCTGAGTCTGGAAAAGATGGCTTcgtcctttttttttttctttcttttaTTGACGTACAGAGCATggtgctttctttttctgaACCGCGTCTGGCGAGTGATGTCGACCCAACTTTGCTTTTGTCATTGCCACCCAAAAAAAGGGTTGCCAGACGGGGGCAGCGGAGGCTGAACGTGAGCATCGCCCAGTCCCCTGGCTtaattttcttctttcaCTGAGCTTCGGGCTTGTTTCTCCCTTCCCTCCCTGGTTGTCAGACGCTATCGCTCTTCAGAGTGCTTGTTCCGGCAGAGACAATTTCCTGGGTTGGAGTCTTGGATGGgtcgacatggtcatggatTGGTCAAAGTGGCCGTGGAAAATGGGTGCATCCGGGGGGCCCATGCGTTTGCCAACAGGTGGGTGCAGACTTGTGCCACCAGCTCAAGCTATTCTTTGTTGTAGGTTCCaaagttgtctggttgtctggcAAGCTGGTTGTTGTAGGGCGATCCGTCTACCCAGCGCCGGCGTGCGCGAGAGACAAAACATCCTGCAACAAAAGGAAGACAGTCGGGCACGAAATGGCCGAGaggacttgaccagaccagacgtgtGGCTGCTGAAGGTGGCGGGTGTGatgggcaacattgaagtttcAATATTGAAAAgggcaaggagaaggacaggCTGGGAAAGGCGTGGTCTGGATCAAATGGGTCAAGTCCAGTTGATTCTTCTTGCCCAAGTTTTCAGAATCTGAAACGGAGTATTGGAGACTTCACTTTGCTGTGGGCGGGACTGCAGATTGCGGGTATCCCGGTACACCTGCGCGGATGTGAGGCGAGCTGGGTTGACGGTTCCGAATGGAGCTCTCAGGCACTTGCAGGACAGGTGCAGACAGGTGCAGACAAGTGCAGGACTCAGCACCTCCTTTTCGACGCCAAAAAGCCCCAGCTCCTAAAGTGGCgcttcgtcttcccactTTCCCCTGACGGGATCCCCTCCCATGCCCCATGCCCACGCCCATGCCCAACCTCAACTCTCGCTCGCTCAACCCTGCTCCTGGCTCACCAAGCTGTGGGCTTCTGTGCATCCTTGTCTCGTCCTGCAGCCTCAGGCTCTGTGCTCAACTACTGCGTCCACCATGTCCAGACCCTTTCTTCGCCACTGGTCTGCGAGAGCAAAGACCATTGTGCAGTTGGTAATGAGCAATGGGCAATGAGCaggagtctggtgggctcCAGTCCCGTCCACACTCGAACTTCAGATGTCCGCGCTTTGCTTTAGCTCACAGCTCCCATGTCCAGATGGTTCCCCCCAAATCTCAGACACGCACCTCCCGGTTTCTTTCTTCTAGTTTCTGTTCTGTCTCTGTGTCTCGCCAGCCCTGTGTGTCTGTCTTCCTTCACCCTCATCGGCTCTGAAAGAGTCCATCGAGACCGCTCGCTGATCCGGACTGTTCTTTGTTCGTTTATCATTCTTGCTCTGCGCTCTTGTTTCCTTGCGGGTTGATCTcggccaagttcaacatACGACAAACCTTCCCGACATCACCAGCTCTCGAATGGCTCGTTGAGCGCTGCCGGTTTCCTCCCCACGTCGAGCGAGATATACGATTTGTTCAAGGCAGAATTCGTTATTAGACAACACACTCGACTACGATAGCCATTGGCTTGAATCGCTCACAATGGCTCCATCGCTGAATACCCATTCGTCCTTTACCCGTCCTCGGACTGGTGACCGTGATGGCCGGCCCAGCACGCGCGACCAGGCCGGTGCCGATATGCTTATTCCCAGCCGTACTTCCTCGCTGCACTCTCGCATCACGCAGCCGATTCCTTCGACTCTGAATGTAAAGCCGCAGCAGCGAACTCCCAAGACGCTTACACATGCCTACATGGTCTGCGGCGTTGGTCGCGAGCCTTCGCAATGGGTCAAGGCTCCTGCTCCAACTCAGGGCAAGATTGGCCACATGAAGGGTGCCGTTGGGCAGTTCTGGCTTCCCGAGATTTTGGGCAGCAGCCCTCGACTTGAACAGGACAATGAAATTGCCCGAGCACTTCATGCGGCTATGAGGGTAAGTTTGTAACAGGCCACGGAAATCTCTAATGTCATCGCCAAGTTATCTAACACAATTCTACAGGCTTGCTTTCCCCATGATGTTGAGATTTGCACTGGCAGAAGCCAACCACATTGCGTCCACCATGCTTTTGTGCTTCAACAAGACTCTTCTCACACCTTGTACGGCATCTGTCTTCGCGTCTGGTCTCGAGCCGACGAGAAGAGGGCCGAAACCATTCGCGATCTGCGCAAGAGAACCGAGTCCGACTTTTATGACAACCCGGATGAGACCTACTGGATCCCTTATTGCCTGTCTTTTCTCTCTCGATATCCCCTGTACAACCTTCTTGGTGACTATCTACGTGGCATGTGGATTCACTGGAACAAGGCTACCAACCTGTTCCATGCTGAGGAGGTCTCGCGAATTCTGAGCTTCCCTGCTCCCAGATTGAACGACTTGGTTCGCATTGATATGAAGGATTATGCTCTCTGCTACCAGTttccgtcttctccaacggGATTCCAGAACTTTTCCATGTGGCCGCTTTTCAACTGCTTGTCCATCCCCAACATTGTTGGCGTCATTGAGGCAGCTATTTCTCCTACACGACGAATCATCTTTGTGAGCCACTATGCCGCTATGCTCACCATTGCTGCCGAAACCGTTCGATACTGTGTTCGAGTTTATGAGTGGAGCGGTCTTTACGTACCCGTTGTGCACGCCCGCCACGCGCAGGAACTTGTCCAGGAACCCGGTCCCTACATCCTCGGTGTCACTGCTGAATGCCGATCTCTCTTCACAGCGCCTACCGATGCCCTggttgttgaccttgaccgAAACTTTGTTCTCACTTCGAGCCCGCCAACTGCTCTTACGCCTGGCCAGCGCAACAAATTTGTCACTCGCCTCACACAAGCTCTCAATGGCGATGTTACTCCTGCTGGCGTTCCTCACCATCTGCGATCTGCCTATGGTGGTGGTAAACTGGTCCCCGCCGGCCAGATTATTGTCATGCGTGGCGAGGTCGAGTCTATCCAGGACCCCGAGTGGTGGAATCAAGACCCGGTTATGGCGGTCATGGACCACGTTTGTGAGAAGATGGGTCGCAATACCGGTATTAAGGCCGTGTTTGGCGGCTCCGTCAAGAAGCCTCTTATGACCAAGGTCTCGATGAGACACCTGAATGAGATTGTTCGTGAGCGGAACCAGTACTCCCGTGACGCTCTTGAGGCCTGGCAGgacttcatcaacctcaagGGCCGCATGGACACGGAACtcagcaaggtcaacaagaGAAATAACTACCTTGTCGAGGAACTCGAAAGCTGGAAGCAGCAATTCCTCAAATTCCAAGCCTTTGCTGAGCAGCTCACCAAAGAGACCCAGGatctcaaagtcaagatCGAGACTCATAAGAGAGAGAATCGTCGTCTTACTGGTCTCATTGACCAACAAAAGGATGACAACGCTCGTATGTCGGTTCGCCTCACGGGCACCGAGAAGCAGCGTGACGATGCTCTCGAGGCTCTGGTTCTTCAGCAGGAGATTGCCGAAGAACTTGAGCgcgagaggaagagaaacaaGAAGGAGCTTGCTCAGCTCAGCCATACCAACGTCACCCTCGTGCGACAGCGCGATGAGGCTCGTCGTGTGGTGATGCACCTGCAGAGCTTGATTGGCGGGCAGAGCCATCACATGGAGCATCTCATTCACTCCCTCACCAAGCCTGATGAGCTGGCTGCTGAGATTGAAGCCGGCTTTGACAGCGATGAGCAGGAAAGCTCTGACGCCGCCTCTGGTGATGATGTAGCCAGCCAACTCAAGTCCAAGCGCAGCAGCAAGCGAATCTCGGCCGCCAGCTTTGCTGATGTCGCTGACCGCCacctcaaggacaagacggACGCAATTGCCCACATCGTGCGCAATATTGCCGACCAATGCCAGGCTGCCGTGGAGAGCTTGCAGCTGGCTCACGACGCTGAGTACCGATCAAGTCGACGTCACAGTGGCCTCTCCAACGCCCAgagtgaagatggcaacgaCGACCGCTCTGTGGCGACGTCAGACAATGGCGAGGAGAGACGCCTTCAGCCTGGACGCACATCCAGCATTCCCCCTACCCCGGATCTGATCCCCAACCGCAG
This window contains:
- a CDS encoding DENN (AEX-3) domain-containing protein (similar to Coccidioides immitis RS XP_001246474.1), with protein sequence MAPSLNTHSSFTRPRTGDRDGRPSTRDQAGADMLIPSRTSSLHSRITQPIPSTLNVKPQQRTPKTLTHAYMVCGVGREPSQWVKAPAPTQGKIGHMKGAVGQFWLPEILGSSPRLEQDNEIARALHAAMRACFPHDVEICTGRSQPHCVHHAFVLQQDSSHTLYGICLRVWSRADEKRAETIRDLRKRTESDFYDNPDETYWIPYCLSFLSRYPLYNLLGDYLRGMWIHWNKATNLFHAEEVSRILSFPAPRLNDLVRIDMKDYALCYQFPSSPTGFQNFSMWPLFNCLSIPNIVGVIEAAISPTRRIIFVSHYAAMLTIAAETVRYCVRVYEWSGLYVPVVHARHAQELVQEPGPYILGVTAECRSLFTAPTDALVVDLDRNFVLTSSPPTALTPGQRNKFVTRLTQALNGDVTPAGVPHHLRSAYGGGKLVPAGQIIVMRGEVESIQDPEWWNQDPVMAVMDHVCEKMGRNTGIKAVFGGSVKKPLMTKVSMRHLNEIVRERNQYSRDALEAWQDFINLKGRMDTELSKVNKRNNYLVEELESWKQQFLKFQAFAEQLTKETQDLKVKIETHKRENRRLTGLIDQQKDDNARMSVRLTGTEKQRDDALEALVLQQEIAEELERERKRNKKELAQLSHTNVTLVRQRDEARRVVMHLQSLIGGQSHHMEHLIHSLTKPDELAAEIEAGFDSDEQESSDAASGDDVASQLKSKRSSKRISAASFADVADRHLKDKTDAIAHIVRNIADQCQAAVESLQLAHDAEYRSSRRHSGLSNAQSEDGNDDRSVATSDNGEERRLQPGRTSSIPPTPDLIPNRSSTAMSFASATTTPERSSQQYSLKDEIPTKIVEDDEEDFEEHRSEGGAASNENGVVAKHAESLLHRPSGARISALGGTGTR